GCGCTGGCAGTATTCCGGTTGAAGGCATTCAAATCTGGTTGGCATTACCCACGGACGTGGAAGATTGTGAGCCATCATTTGTGCACTATCCGGCGGATGCCATACCCTCTGTGAATTTGCCCACCATGAGCGCCCAAATACTGATTGGCAGTGCATTTGGGGTTGAATCGCCGGTTAAAACAGCCAGTAAAACAACCTATCTGGATTTAGCCCTGGGTGCTGATACGCGCTATGTGCCGGATTTCCCGCAACAGGAATTGGCGATTTATGTTGCCTGGGGTAATGTCAGGGTTAACGGTGAAGAGGTACAAGAGTTTCACATGGCCTTGCTGGATGAAAATGCGGTTATCGAAACCGATCACGATGCGCGCGTATTGTTATTGGGTGGTGAGTCGTTGGCGGGTGAGCGATTTATTTTGTGGAACTTTGTGGCGTCATCACGTGAAAAATTACGTGCAGCCGGTGAGCGCTGGGAAAATAAAGAGTTTGCTATGGTGCCAGGTGAAAGTGATTTTATTCCTTTGCCTAAAAGCTAATTAAGATAAATCGTTTGGTTATTTTTAGCTCCCCCTTTTTTCAGAAAAGGGGGGAATTGAGTGCGAATGCTAGTAGCGGTACAAAGTGAAAAAGTTACGAAATAGCTTTATTCACAATCACTTGGGCTTCTGCAATTAATTGCTGCAAATGTTCTTTGCCTTTGAAGCTTTCGGCGTAAATTTTATAAATTTCCTCTGTGCCTGATGGGCGCGCCGCAAACCAGCCATTTTTACTCATCACCTTAATACCGCCAAAGCTGGCATTGTTACCCGGTGCGTGCGTTAAAATATTTTCAATCTTATCGCCTGCTAATTCGGTGGATGTAATTTGCTCGGGTGATAATTTTGACAAGGCTTTTTTCTGCGCACTGTTTGCCGGTGCTTCTACTCGCGCTTCGGCGGCATGGCCAAATTCATCGGCAAGCAGCTTGTAGCATTCGCCAGGATCGCGGCCAGTATTGGCTTTAATTTCTGCCGCTAACAGGGATGGAATAATGCCGTCTTTATCGGTTGTCCATACACTGCCATCGATGCGTAAGAAGGAGGCTCCAGCACTTTCTTCACCGCCAAAGCCCAGCGAGCCATCAAATAAACCCGGCGCGAACCATTTAAAACCAACCGGCACTTCATACAACCGACGACCAATTTTGTGGGCGACCTTATCGATCATAGCGCTGCTGACGACTGTTTTACCTATGGCTGTATCGGCGCGCCATTGTGGGCGATGCTGAAATAAATATTCAATCGCAACAGCAAGGTAATGATTTGGTGGCAACAGGCCGCAGCTTGGGGCAACAATTCCGTGGCGATCGTGGTCTGCGTCGCACGCGAAAGCCACATCAAATAAATTGCGTCGCTCAACCATGCCTTGCATTGTGTAGGCAGAGGATGGATCCATGCGAATCTTGCCATCCCAATCAGCAGTCATGAATGAAAAGGTTTTATCGATGGTTGTATTAAGCACTTTTAAATTCAGTTGGTAGTGATCGGCAATGGCACTCCAATAATTAACGCCGGCGCCACCAAGCGGGTCTGCACCCATGTGCACATTGGCTCCGCGAATCGCTTCCATATCGATCACATTGATCAGGTCTTTGACATAGTTGTGCACATAATCGTGGTGATGGGTTGTTGCCGATTTTATCGCCTGGTGATAGTCCATGCGTTTTACATCACGCAGATTATTTTCCAGTAATTCATTGGCGCGAGCTTGCATCCAGTTGGTGATGTCGCTGTCGGCGGGCCCGCCATTGGGCGGGTTGTATTTAAAACCGCCATTATCGGGTGGGTTGTGTGATGGGGTAATAACAATACCATCGGCCAGGCCCGTGGTGCGACCACGGTTGTAGGTCAAAATCGCATGGGAGATCGCCGGGGTAGGGGTGTATTCACCGCCTTGCGCGAGCATGATTTCAATCCCATTGGCCGCAAGCACTTCCACGGCGCTGATCTGCGCAGGTTCAGACAAGGCGTGAGTGTCTATACCCATATACAAGGGGCCGGTGATGCCCGCTTGTTGGCGGTAATCGCAAATGGCCTGACTGATCGCCAACACGTGATTCTCGTTAAAACTGTAGGTCAAGGACGATCCGCGGTGCCCGGATGTCCCAAAACTAACGCGTTGTTCGGCGATGGAAACATCCGGTTTATTGGTGTAGTAGGCATCGATCAGTGCGGGCAGATCTACAAGCAATTCCTGGGGTAGCAGCTTGCCGGCCAAAGGGCTGGTAGACATAAAAACTCCTGAAGTTAACAGATGTGCGGATTGATAAATGTTGTTTTGATTATGAATGCTATTTGCCAACACTGGCCGTTAGGGAAAGGGCTGGTACAAACAGAGGTTGAGATGGCCATATGGTAGCGCGGTTTGATGGCGGATGCACTGGGATACAGGGCTGTTGCACCAGCCCTGTGCAATATTTATTACGCGAGCTTATCGTAAATGGCGACATATTGTTGCGCACTCAGGTCCCATGAAAAATCCTTGCTCATCGCATTCAATTGCAACTGCTTCCAGCGAGCGGGATGTTCATAGGTGGCCAGTGCACGTTCTATTGCGGCAAACAATAATTCGGGAGTGGGGTGCTCAAATACAAAGCCATTGGCGTGCTCATCAACGACTTCGCCTTGTTGTTCAAACACGGTATCGCGCAAGCCTCCCACCGCATGGACCACCGGTAAGGTGCCATAGCGCAAGCTGTAGAGCTGGTTTAATCCGCAGGGTTCAAACAGCGATGGCATGAGAAAAATATCGCTGCTCGCCTCAATGCGGTGTGCAAAACTTTCGTTGTAGCCAATAGTGACTGAGACGCGCCCGGGGTGCGTGTTGGCGATCTCTGTGAGTGCGGCCTCGTAGTGAGGGAAACCACTACCGAGAATAACCAACTGACACGGCGTCGATAAGAGTTGCGGCATTTGCGCCAGAATCAAATCAATTCCTTTTTGATCGACCAGGCGCCCGACAAATCCTAACAGCGGCAGGCGTTCATCAAGGGTAAGGCCGAGTTCTTCTTGCAGCGCCAGCTTGTTTTTTACTTTGTTGCCCAGTGTGCGGCGATTAAAATTAACACTGATGTGTGCATCGCTGCCGGGGTTCCACTCATCCATATCAATGCCATTTAAAATCCCGGCAAGTGAGTCGCTACGATAGCGCATCAACCCATCCAAGCCACAGCCGAATTCTGGCTGCTGTATTTCATTGGCATAACTGGGGCTGACGGTGGTTATAAAATCTGCAAATGCCAAACCGCCTTTCATAAAGGACATTTGTCCGTAGAACTCGATGCGTTCGTGATGCCAAAACCCCGAAGGCAGCTGCAACTCCTCAAATGCTTGATAGGGAAAAAGACCGCGATAGGCGAGATTATGAATGGTAAACACCGTGGCGGGCCGCTCCGGGTGCAGCGATAGAAGCGCAGGAATCAAACCGGTTTGCCAATCATTGCAGTGCACAATTGTCGGTCGCCATTCCAGCTGTGCTTGATCCAAAGCAATCAACTCAGCGGCTTTGGCAAATAAATAAAACCGCTTGTGGTTATCAAACCAATCCGCACCATCCGGGCCGCAGTAGGGATTGCCGTCGCGTGCGGAAAACTCGGGAATATCCACCAGAAGTACGGTGACACGCGATCCTGGTAGACGAGTTTGTTTAATGGATAAGATGCGACCATCAACATGTAACTGTGCGACTTCTTTCACGCCAGTCGTTAATTTTTGCATCACACTTGCATAGGCTGGCAGGATAATTTTTACATCATGCCCCAGCTTGAGTAATGCACGTGGCAAGCTTGCCGCTACATCGGCAAGCCCGCCGGTTTTGATGAGCGGATGTACTTCACTGGTTGCAAAGAGAATTTTCTGCATGAGTGATCCTTGTCGTTAACGGTTACGCGAGTTTTAAAATTAGCGCCCCCAAGGGTGGCAAATTAATTTCCAGCGATTGTTGATGATTCATCCAGGCAACAGGTTGTGAGTAAATAGGGTTGCTATTGCCCCAATTACTACCACCATAGAAGCTTGAATCTGAATTCAACAATTCGTTGTAGCTCCCTGCAACAGGTACGCCAATTCGATAATTGCTGCGCGGTACTGGCGTACAATTCAAAATAACAATACAAAAATCCGTATCACTTTTGCGAATGTAACTCACAATAGACTGTGTGCTGTCGTGGCAATCAATCCATTCAAAACCATCACCACGAAAACTGTGCTGATAAAGTGACGGCATTTGGGTGTAGCACTTATTCAGGTCACTGACGAGTGCATGAATTCCCTGGTGCGGTGCAAAATCCATCAAGTGCCAATCGAGCGTGCGGCTCTGCGCCCATTCGCTCCATTGAGCAAATTCACTGCCCATAAATAAAAGCTTGGTGCCAGGGTAGGTAAATAAATAGGTATAGAGCAGGCGAAGGTTGGCAAATTTTTGCCAATCATCGCCGGGCATTTTATTGATCATACTGCCTTTGCCGTGCACGACTTCGTCGTGTGAAAAGGGCAATTGAAAATTTTCAGTGAAGGCGTACATCATGCCAAAAGTTAATTGGTTGTGATGGTACTGGCGATGGATTGGATCTTTGCTGAAATAATCCAGCGTGTCGTGCATCCATCCCATATTCCATTTCATCGAGAAGCCCAAACCACCCACCCAGGTTGGGCGCGTTACTTGTGGCCAGGCAGTTGATTCTTCGGCAATCACCAAGGTGCCCGGGTGTTGCCCGTGACAAATGGCATTTAATTGTTGCAAAAAGCCCATGGCTTCCAGATTCTCATTGCCGCCATGGATGTTGGGAATCCACTCACCGGGTTCCCGCGAGTAATCCAGATGCAGCATGGAGGCTACCGCATCCACCCGCAGGCCATCCAGGTGATACTCCTTCAACCAGAAAAGCGCATTGGCCAGCAAAAAGTTGCGCACCTCATTGCGACCGTAGTTGTAAATTAATGTTCCCCAGTCGCGGTGTTCGCCCAGGCGTGGGTCTTCATGCTCATAGAGTGCAGAGCCGTCAAAGCGGGCGAGGGCATGTGCATCCTTGGGGAAGTGGGCAGGAACCCAATCCAGAATGACCCCAATATGGTGTTTATGCAGGTAGTCAATAAAGTAGCGAAACTCATCCGGGGCTCCAAAGCGACTGGTCGGCGCGTAATAGCCGGTGGTTTGATAACCCCAGGAGTCATCCAGCGGGTGTTCACTGACGGGCATGATTTCAATGTGAGTGAATCCCAACGGTTTTACATAGTCGACCAATTGATGGGCAAGGTCGCGATAACTCATAAACTCACCTGCCCAGCCACGCCGCCATGAGCCAAGGTGCACTTCATAGACAGACATGGGTGATGCCTGCCAATCCCAGTGTTCACGTTTTGTCATCCAGTCTGCATCTTGCCACTGGTACACTGAGTCGGCTTTTACAATGGAGCCGGTTTGTGGGCGCAGTTCAAAGGCTTGGCCATAGGGATCAGACTTGAGGAAAACCGCGCCGGTGGCGCGATTGCGTATCTCGAATTTATAGAGAGCGCCGGGTTTAACACCGGGGATGAACAGCTCCCACAGACCGCTACCGCCGCGTACGCGCATTGGGTGAGCGCGGCCATCCCAATCATTGAAATCGCCCACCACACTGATTCGCTCGGCGTTGGGAGCCCAAGTCGCAAACAAAACGCCGTCTATGCCCTCAACCGTGCGCGGGTGTGCACCAAGATGTTGATAGATGTTCCAATGTTGGCCCTCGGCAAAGAGGTGCATATCAATGTCGCCCAATTGTGGGGCAAAACAGTAGGGGTCGAATTCAGTATGGGGCACGTTGTGGCGATCCGACCATTGAAACTGATAATAAGCGGGCAGATTTTTAGCTAAACCCCGCCAGGTAAAAAAATCCGTGCCCTCTACGCGAGTCATGGGAGTGGGCTGATTATTGATAATTAATGCGGCATTGCGTGCACCGGGAAGATAGGCGCGAACCAGAGTGTCCGCTTCTGCTGTCACTTTATCCCCCAGCGGATGTCGGCCGAGCACCTCAAAGGGATCATGATGCGTCGCAGTCACTATGCGTAACATCTCATGGCTCAAGCTATTATCCTGTTTTGCATGCGTCATTCGATCAATTCCTGTCTAATTGTTGTGGCATCTGATGCCTTATGGTGAAACACCATAACGCCTTGAGAACCCTAAAAAAATATCAGCCGATTCTACTCTGCTAGCTTAGCCAGTATCCGCTTATTTTGTTGCACGATTTTGGAAATAAATTTCATTCAACTGAACGCAATTGCAGGTTCAATGCCAAACTTGAGACTACACTTGTTCGTGCACTTAAAATAAGCCTGCGCTTAATGTTAAATGCACCATAAGTTTTTTGTGATAGTTGCATCCTTGAGCCAGATCAATTTATTGGCACTGATATTGCTCTCTCTATGGTCATCGCAGTCACAAAAAATTCATAATCTGCAAACACAATAGCCATAAGGAAGAAGATTTAATGAGTACACAATCATCGGGTCGTTTTGTAAGTCGACTTACTCGAGAAACACTGGCAATAATCCTTGCAGGCGGGCGTGGCTCCCGATTACATCAACTCACTGACTGGCGAGCAAAACCAGCGGTTCATTTTGGCGGAAAATTTCGCATTATCGACTTTCCTTTATCTAATTGCGTCAACTCCGGTATTCGCCGTATCAGTGTACTTACGCAATATAAATCCCACTCGTTGGATCGCCATGTGCAGCGCGGCTGGGGTTTTTTGGGCGGTGAATTGGGCGAGTTCGTAGAGCTTATCCCCGCGCAACAGCGCTTGAGTGAATCCTGGTATGTGGGAACTGCAGATGCGGTGGTGCAGAACATCGATATTATCCGTCGCCACAATCCGGAATATGTCCTTATCCTTGCTGGCGACCATGTTTATAAAATGGACTACGGCACCATGATTGCAGCCCACGTTGAACGTGGTGCCGATATTACGGTCGGTTGTATTGAAGTGCCACTGGAAATCGCCCATGCCTTCGGGGTAATGGATGTCGATAAAGATTTTCGCATTGTGAAATTTACCGAGAAGCCAAAAAATCCAGAGCCTATTCACGGTAAGCCGGATAAAGCATTGGCGTCCATGGGCATTTATGTTTTTAGTACCAAAGTGTTGTTTCGCGAACTGTTAAAAGATCGTGATGATCCGAATTCATCACATGATTTTGGTAAGGATATTATTCCTTCCATGATCAAATCCCATAGAGTGACTGCATTTCCATTCCGCGATCCAGTCTCGGGTGGCGATGCGTATTGGCGCGATGTGGGCACAGTGGATTCGCTGTGGGAAGCCAACCTTGAATTAACCGGAATCTCTCCGGAATTGGATTTGTATGATGCCGAGTGGCCTATTTGGACTTATCAGGAACAAGTCGCTCCCGCCAAGTTTGTGTTTAATGATGAAGGGCGTCGCGGTTACGCAGTGGATTCCTTAATTGCAGGTGGTTGCATCATTTCCGGATCCGCGGTGAAGCATTCATTATTATTTCCCCGTGTACGTGTACATTCGTTTTGCGAGATTGAAGATTCAGTGTTGTTCCCCAGCGTAGAAGTAGGGCGCAACTGTAAAATCCGTAAAGCGCTGATTGACCGACGCTGCAAAATTCCCGATGGCACTATTATTGGTTACGATCAGGAAGAAGATAGAAAACGCTTTCATGTGTCGCCCAAGGGTGTCGTTTTGGTTACTCCCGATATGTTAGGACAGGATGAGATCAATGGTTAATCATGGCAAAACGAAGGTCGTTTTTCTCTGGCATATGCACCAACCGGATTATCGCGACATAATGACAGGGGAATACTATTTCCCCTGGACATACCTTCATGCCATTAAGGACTATGTAGATATGGCGGCGCACATAGAAGCGCAACCTGCTGCAAAAGCTGTGGTTAATTTTGCTCCCATTTTACTTGAGCAACTCGACGATTATGCGCAGCAGATTGCGGCGCATTTATCGCGGGGTGAAAAAATCAAAGATGCGGTATTGGCATCATTGGTTGACCCTGCATTACCGGCGCCGGGTACCATGGCGTTTACCGACCTTGCACGAAAATACTTGCGCGCAAACCGCGAGCGAATGATCGAGCGCTTTCCTGTATTTAAGGAGCTTGCGGATGTCGTTGGTACATTTGATGAAAAACCGTTTATTAGTCGCTACCTGAATGAACAATTTCTTGTGGATTTATGTGTGTGGTATCACATCAGTTGGCTTGCTGAAATTCCACGCCGTACCGATCTCCGCATCCAAAAATTACAAAGCAAAGAGCGCAATTATTCGCTTGCTGACAGGCGCGAATTGCTCGGCATAATCGGCGAGCTTATGGCATCCATCGGGCCGCGTTATCGCGCACTGGCGGAGTCAGGACAAATTGAATTATGTATGAGTCCTTATGCCCATCCAATTGTCCCTCTGTTGATCGATCTCAATAGTGCTAAACAAGCAATGCCGGATGTCAGCTTGCCGAATGCAGATTTTTATCCAGATGGACGCAATCGCGCTCGCTGGCATTTGCATGAAGGCATCAAAGTGTTTGAGCATTATTTTGGCAAGCGACCACGGGGTTGTTGGGCTTCTGAGGGCGCATTAAGTGATGACACATTAAAGCTCCTGGAAGAAGAAAAGTTTGATTGGGCGGCGACAGGTGATTCTGTGTTGCATAACAGCTTGCGCGCTCCGGAAAATCTTGCAGTAGCAAATGATATTAATGCAACACACCAGTCGCTGCATCGTGCGTACCATTTCCATAATACGAACATCAATACTTTTTTTCGCGATGATGGCTTGTCTGATCTGATCGGTTTTAAATACGCGACTTGGCATTCAGACGATGCAGTGGGCGATTTACTCAATCATATGGTTAATATCGCTCGTCACGGTAAAGACAACAAAAATACTGTCATTTCAGTGATTATGGATGGTGAAAATGCCTGGGAATATTTTCCTGAAAATGCCTACCACTTTTTACACACCTTGTATGAACGTTTAAGTAATCACCCTGAGCTTGAATTAACTACCTATAGCGATTTATTGGATAAACAACAGCCTGCCGCTGTTGCTGTCCCGCATTTGGTGGCGGGCAGTTGGGTTTATGGCACCTTTTCAACCTGGATTGGTGACAAAGATAAAAATCGCGGCTGGGATATGTTATGTGATGCCAAGCAGCAAGTGGACGCCGCGCTCAGCAAACGATCATTTACAGCGGCAGAACTGGCGCAAATTGAAAAACAATTAGCACTCTGCGAAGGATCAGATTGGTTTTGGTGGTTTGGGGATTACAACCCGGCGCAAAGCGTGAGTGATTTTGAATATTTATATCGTCGCCATCTGATTAATTTGTACGCCTTAATTGATCAGCCAGCTCCCGCTTATTTGCATCAAGTGATCAGCGTTGGTGGCGGCGACCCGGCAACGGGTGGGGTGATGCGACAAGGTCATGCCAACTGATATCGTATGATTATTTTATTGACCTAAAGGGAAGGGCACTCATCGATGGTTAACAAATCACCTTTGTTCCAACGTCGTACCGCCGGTGTTTTGTTACATCCAACATCGTTACCATGCTCCGAGTCCTATAGCCGCAATGAAATTACAAAAGCCTTTGGAACCCTGGGAAAGGAAGCCTATGCATTTGTAGATTTCATGGCGACCGCCGGATTTTCAATCTGGCAAATGCTGCCAACCGGGCCAACACAAGCTGATATGTCGCCTTATCAATCTATTTCAGCGCATGCAGGAAATCCGGATCTGATTAGTCTTGATTGGCTGGCTGAAAAAAATTGGATCGATGCAGGGCAGGTGACAACCAAGGAGCCAATCCCCCTTGCAGAGTTGCGCGAGTTGGCGGCTGCATCGTTTTACAAACATTTGGGCAGTAATCCAGAACTTGAGCAGGCGTTTGCTGCATTTCGCCAAGCACAAGCCTATTGGCTGGATGACTTTTCACTGTTTAGCGCGCTGCGCGCCGAATACCAAAATACTTCATGGGTGGATTGGCCAGCTACAATTCGTACTCGTCACGATGAGGCGCTTAACCAAATCCGGCTCACCTTAAAATACAAAATTGACCAAGTATTGTTTGAACAGTTTGCTTTTTTTAGTCAGTGGAGTGCGCTAAAAAAGTATGCGAATGAAAAGGGCATTTATCTCTTCGGCGATATGCCCATTTTTGTTGGGCACGACAGTGCCGATGTGTGGGCGCAACAACATTATTTCAATCTGGATGATCAAGGGCGGCCACTGACTGTAGCCGGCGTGCCTCCTGATTATTTTTCTGAGACGGGCCAACACTGGGGTAATCCGCACTATAACTGGAATCAAATGCAGCAGGATGGATTTCAGTGGTGGTTGGCGCGATTGAAAACGCAATTGCATTTGTTTGATTTAATCCGGATCGACCATTTTCGCGGTTTTGAAGCCTTTTGGGAAATTCCTGCTGACGGTGAAGACGCTCGTTCCGGCAGATGGGTTAAAGCGCCGGGTGAGGCATTTTTGCAGGCGTGTTTTGATGCTTATCCCGAGCTGCCGTTAGTGGCAGAAAATTTGGGTGTTATCACCGACGAGGTTGAAGCCTTGCGCCGGCAGTTCAACTTGCCGGGTATGCTGGTGTTGCAATTTGGGTTTGATGGCAATAGCAATAACCCGCATTTACCACACAACCATAGTCGCGATGAGGTGATTTATACCGGAACCCATGACAACGACACTACGCTTGGCTGGTACGAAACCTTAGCGGATGAACATCGCAAGCAACTGCAAGCTTATTGTTTTAATTCAACGGAGCCAATGCCATGGTTATTGATTGAAACGGCGCTGGCTTCGGTCGGAAGTATGGCGATTATTCCGATGCAAGACCTTTTGGAACTGGATGGAGGGCACAGGATGAATATGCCCGGGACAACGGATAAAAATTGGGTGTGGACGTTTTTGTGGGATCAGGTTGATCCAGCATTGGCCGGGCGGATCCGGCAGTTGTTAACAATCTATCATCGCCTTGGCTAAAGGCTCCATGGCCACAGCGGTTGGTAGCACATTATCACTCAACCTATGTAGGAATCATTATGGAACACAGATGCAGCGAGCGTTATACGGCAGATATAAAAATCCTGATTTATCGCTACGGTATTCCGGTCGCTATTGGTCGTATCAAAAATGGAAATCGATATGGCTTGTATATCGAGTCAGACTTGGCAGATGTGCATCCTTTACAGCAATTAGGCATCGAGGTGTTGGTATACCGCAGCGCACAGAAGCTTCAGCGCTACAAATTTGAATCCATCGTTGTCCATAGCAATGGACGCGGATTCGGCCTTGAACTTGATACCCTAAGTGAAGATGCTGCAACCCAACTGACAGAAATGCTGCTAGCAGCACCGGTAACTCCACAAACCACAGAGTTATTTGCTATGGTGGCAAACGCTTGAGGATTCAGGCTCAAGCACATAATCAGGGGCGCCCCAGGCACAGGTATATCAATATATAATTGCGCATAATGTATATTATGTTAAATTGCAGTTATGGATTCCTTGTGCACTAATGCGCCCCTTCTTTAATTACATCTGATAGATGGCGCACTGGTTTTATGAAGCATAAACAACTGTTAGAGCGTTTGTACGCTGAGGTCGAAACAGTCATTCTCAGTAAGCAGCATCCGGTTACCGGCCTGCTTCCCGCCAGCACAGCAATTACCAGCCATGGCGACTATACCGATGCCTGGGTACGCGATAACGTTTATTCCATTGTCAGTGTCTGGACCTTGTCCATGGCATTCAAGCATCAAGGCGAAACTTACAAAAGCGATCTGCTCGAACAATCTACCATCAAGCTGATGCGCGGTTTGTTGCAATCCATGATGCGCCAAGCCAATAAAGTTGAAGCTTTCAAACATTCCCTGGAAAACGGCGATGCGCTGCACGCCAAGTACGACACGGCGACAGGTTTGCCGGTTGTGGCGGATGATGCCTGGGGGCATTTGCAAATTGATGCAACGTCCGTTTTTCTATTGATGCTGGCACAAATGAGCGCCTCTGGTTTGCGCATTGTGTGCACCTACGATGAAGTCGATTTCATCCAGAACCTGGTGTATTACATTGCCAGTGCTTACCGCACGCCGGATTACGGTATTTGGGAGCGCGGCAATAAAGTGAATAATGGCAAGACGGAAATCAACGCCAGTTCCGTTGGCATGGCTAAAGCAGCCTTGCAAGCCTTGGACAAATTTAATCTGTTCGGAAAACACGGTGACCCACGCGCAACCATTCATGTGATTGCCGATGCAATCTCTCTGGCCAGAACCACCCTCGCCTCACTGCTGCCACGGGAATCGCTATCCAAAGAAACGGACAGTGCGCTGTTGAGCATTATTGGTTTCCCCGCATTTGCAGTAGGAAAAGAAACGCTGGCAACACAAACCCGCGATTCAGTGTTAACCAAGTTGGGCGGCAATTATGGCTGCAAACGATTTTTATGGGATGGACATCAAACCGTACTCGAAGAAAGTTCACGA
The nucleotide sequence above comes from Cellvibrio sp. PSBB023. Encoded proteins:
- the glgA gene encoding glycogen synthase GlgA; the protein is MQKILFATSEVHPLIKTGGLADVAASLPRALLKLGHDVKIILPAYASVMQKLTTGVKEVAQLHVDGRILSIKQTRLPGSRVTVLLVDIPEFSARDGNPYCGPDGADWFDNHKRFYLFAKAAELIALDQAQLEWRPTIVHCNDWQTGLIPALLSLHPERPATVFTIHNLAYRGLFPYQAFEELQLPSGFWHHERIEFYGQMSFMKGGLAFADFITTVSPSYANEIQQPEFGCGLDGLMRYRSDSLAGILNGIDMDEWNPGSDAHISVNFNRRTLGNKVKNKLALQEELGLTLDERLPLLGFVGRLVDQKGIDLILAQMPQLLSTPCQLVILGSGFPHYEAALTEIANTHPGRVSVTIGYNESFAHRIEASSDIFLMPSLFEPCGLNQLYSLRYGTLPVVHAVGGLRDTVFEQQGEVVDEHANGFVFEHPTPELLFAAIERALATYEHPARWKQLQLNAMSKDFSWDLSAQQYVAIYDKLA
- a CDS encoding glycoside hydrolase family 57 protein; this encodes MVNHGKTKVVFLWHMHQPDYRDIMTGEYYFPWTYLHAIKDYVDMAAHIEAQPAAKAVVNFAPILLEQLDDYAQQIAAHLSRGEKIKDAVLASLVDPALPAPGTMAFTDLARKYLRANRERMIERFPVFKELADVVGTFDEKPFISRYLNEQFLVDLCVWYHISWLAEIPRRTDLRIQKLQSKERNYSLADRRELLGIIGELMASIGPRYRALAESGQIELCMSPYAHPIVPLLIDLNSAKQAMPDVSLPNADFYPDGRNRARWHLHEGIKVFEHYFGKRPRGCWASEGALSDDTLKLLEEEKFDWAATGDSVLHNSLRAPENLAVANDINATHQSLHRAYHFHNTNINTFFRDDGLSDLIGFKYATWHSDDAVGDLLNHMVNIARHGKDNKNTVISVIMDGENAWEYFPENAYHFLHTLYERLSNHPELELTTYSDLLDKQQPAAVAVPHLVAGSWVYGTFSTWIGDKDKNRGWDMLCDAKQQVDAALSKRSFTAAELAQIEKQLALCEGSDWFWWFGDYNPAQSVSDFEYLYRRHLINLYALIDQPAPAYLHQVISVGGGDPATGGVMRQGHAN
- the pgm gene encoding phosphoglucomutase (alpha-D-glucose-1,6-bisphosphate-dependent), coding for MSTSPLAGKLLPQELLVDLPALIDAYYTNKPDVSIAEQRVSFGTSGHRGSSLTYSFNENHVLAISQAICDYRQQAGITGPLYMGIDTHALSEPAQISAVEVLAANGIEIMLAQGGEYTPTPAISHAILTYNRGRTTGLADGIVITPSHNPPDNGGFKYNPPNGGPADSDITNWMQARANELLENNLRDVKRMDYHQAIKSATTHHHDYVHNYVKDLINVIDMEAIRGANVHMGADPLGGAGVNYWSAIADHYQLNLKVLNTTIDKTFSFMTADWDGKIRMDPSSAYTMQGMVERRNLFDVAFACDADHDRHGIVAPSCGLLPPNHYLAVAIEYLFQHRPQWRADTAIGKTVVSSAMIDKVAHKIGRRLYEVPVGFKWFAPGLFDGSLGFGGEESAGASFLRIDGSVWTTDKDGIIPSLLAAEIKANTGRDPGECYKLLADEFGHAAEARVEAPANSAQKKALSKLSPEQITSTELAGDKIENILTHAPGNNASFGGIKVMSKNGWFAARPSGTEEIYKIYAESFKGKEHLQQLIAEAQVIVNKAIS
- the glgB gene encoding 1,4-alpha-glucan branching protein GlgB; the protein is MTHAKQDNSLSHEMLRIVTATHHDPFEVLGRHPLGDKVTAEADTLVRAYLPGARNAALIINNQPTPMTRVEGTDFFTWRGLAKNLPAYYQFQWSDRHNVPHTEFDPYCFAPQLGDIDMHLFAEGQHWNIYQHLGAHPRTVEGIDGVLFATWAPNAERISVVGDFNDWDGRAHPMRVRGGSGLWELFIPGVKPGALYKFEIRNRATGAVFLKSDPYGQAFELRPQTGSIVKADSVYQWQDADWMTKREHWDWQASPMSVYEVHLGSWRRGWAGEFMSYRDLAHQLVDYVKPLGFTHIEIMPVSEHPLDDSWGYQTTGYYAPTSRFGAPDEFRYFIDYLHKHHIGVILDWVPAHFPKDAHALARFDGSALYEHEDPRLGEHRDWGTLIYNYGRNEVRNFLLANALFWLKEYHLDGLRVDAVASMLHLDYSREPGEWIPNIHGGNENLEAMGFLQQLNAICHGQHPGTLVIAEESTAWPQVTRPTWVGGLGFSMKWNMGWMHDTLDYFSKDPIHRQYHHNQLTFGMMYAFTENFQLPFSHDEVVHGKGSMINKMPGDDWQKFANLRLLYTYLFTYPGTKLLFMGSEFAQWSEWAQSRTLDWHLMDFAPHQGIHALVSDLNKCYTQMPSLYQHSFRGDGFEWIDCHDSTQSIVSYIRKSDTDFCIVILNCTPVPRSNYRIGVPVAGSYNELLNSDSSFYGGSNWGNSNPIYSQPVAWMNHQQSLEINLPPLGALILKLA
- a CDS encoding pirin family protein; the protein is MTLIIPPRVQDIGFTVKRLLPSRLKQRVGPFIFVDHMGPAHFELGTTADDVRQHPHIGLATVTYLFSGAMMHRDSLGIVQRIEPGAINLMTAGKGIVHSERLPEDIRAGSIPVEGIQIWLALPTDVEDCEPSFVHYPADAIPSVNLPTMSAQILIGSAFGVESPVKTASKTTYLDLALGADTRYVPDFPQQELAIYVAWGNVRVNGEEVQEFHMALLDENAVIETDHDARVLLLGGESLAGERFILWNFVASSREKLRAAGERWENKEFAMVPGESDFIPLPKS
- the glgC gene encoding glucose-1-phosphate adenylyltransferase, which produces MSTQSSGRFVSRLTRETLAIILAGGRGSRLHQLTDWRAKPAVHFGGKFRIIDFPLSNCVNSGIRRISVLTQYKSHSLDRHVQRGWGFLGGELGEFVELIPAQQRLSESWYVGTADAVVQNIDIIRRHNPEYVLILAGDHVYKMDYGTMIAAHVERGADITVGCIEVPLEIAHAFGVMDVDKDFRIVKFTEKPKNPEPIHGKPDKALASMGIYVFSTKVLFRELLKDRDDPNSSHDFGKDIIPSMIKSHRVTAFPFRDPVSGGDAYWRDVGTVDSLWEANLELTGISPELDLYDAEWPIWTYQEQVAPAKFVFNDEGRRGYAVDSLIAGGCIISGSAVKHSLLFPRVRVHSFCEIEDSVLFPSVEVGRNCKIRKALIDRRCKIPDGTIIGYDQEEDRKRFHVSPKGVVLVTPDMLGQDEING